The Halobacterium sp. CBA1132 genome has a segment encoding these proteins:
- a CDS encoding GNAT family N-acetyltransferase, which yields MYARDAKKHEEVWLLDRLDEFGFEDPAFRSRDYVLAIDEETNERAGFARFRVHTTDDQSVCEFTNIGVREDWRGRGVGAHLLEHLVEDARDQGFEAAYALTDEPEYLAQFGFEATTAEGLPEPLPERLDATREYQPDAVPVFLDFSAFEIPDRLRERFRADESDDETSEEPSEDFGIDSDSATYKYDTGG from the coding sequence ATGTACGCCCGCGACGCGAAGAAACACGAGGAGGTGTGGTTGCTCGACCGCCTCGACGAGTTCGGGTTCGAGGACCCGGCGTTCCGCTCGCGGGACTACGTGCTCGCCATCGACGAGGAGACCAACGAGCGTGCGGGGTTCGCGCGCTTCCGCGTCCACACGACCGACGACCAGTCGGTCTGTGAGTTCACGAACATCGGCGTGCGCGAGGACTGGCGCGGCCGCGGCGTCGGCGCGCACCTCCTCGAACACCTCGTCGAGGACGCCCGCGACCAGGGCTTCGAGGCGGCGTACGCGCTCACCGACGAACCCGAGTACCTCGCGCAGTTCGGGTTCGAAGCGACCACCGCCGAGGGCCTCCCGGAACCGCTCCCGGAGCGCCTCGACGCCACCCGCGAGTACCAGCCGGACGCCGTGCCCGTGTTCCTCGACTTCTCGGCGTTCGAGATTCCCGACCGCCTCCGCGAGCGCTTCCGCGCGGACGAGAGCGACGACGAAACCTCCGAAGAACCCTCCGAGGACTTCGGCATCGACTCCGACTCCGCGACGTACAAGTACGACACCGGCGGGTGA
- a CDS encoding S66 peptidase family protein yields the protein MSSEFVTPPAMEPGDSVAVLAPSSGGAHDAPHLLELGLQRLRDVFDLDPVVYPTARQSDSFLRDNPRARAADIHAAFRDPDIAGVFATIGGTDQLRVLRHLDPEVLGEHPTRFFGMSDNSNLGLYLWTHGVVSYNGGQLLNEIATPGGVPEYTERYCRRAFFEDQLGELESADEWSDAPSHWWTDPSLLGERPEYEPNPGRRWAGGEDAVSGRLWGGSLAIVDWHLASDRYLPAPERLDGAVLCIETAEDLPKPMMVGATLMAMGERGLLERFSGVLVGRPPTRSYLDEPPEPQRRRYRENLYDAVVEWVGRYNPDAPVVCGLDWGHTNPVAPLPVGREVEIDPSSERIVVR from the coding sequence ATGTCGAGTGAGTTCGTCACGCCGCCCGCGATGGAGCCCGGCGATTCCGTCGCCGTCCTCGCGCCCTCTTCCGGTGGCGCCCACGACGCACCGCACCTCCTGGAACTCGGCCTGCAGCGACTCCGAGACGTCTTCGACCTCGACCCCGTGGTCTACCCGACAGCCCGGCAGAGCGACTCATTCCTCCGGGACAACCCGCGGGCGCGGGCCGCCGACATCCACGCGGCGTTCCGCGACCCCGACATCGCGGGCGTGTTCGCGACCATCGGTGGCACCGACCAGCTCCGCGTCCTGCGCCACCTCGACCCCGAGGTGCTGGGCGAACACCCGACGCGGTTCTTCGGGATGTCCGACAACTCGAATCTCGGGCTCTACCTCTGGACGCACGGCGTCGTCTCGTACAACGGCGGCCAGCTACTGAACGAGATAGCGACCCCGGGCGGCGTTCCCGAGTACACCGAACGGTACTGCCGGCGGGCGTTCTTCGAGGACCAGCTCGGCGAACTCGAATCCGCCGACGAGTGGAGCGACGCGCCGAGCCACTGGTGGACGGACCCGAGCCTGCTCGGCGAGCGCCCCGAGTACGAACCCAATCCGGGGCGCCGATGGGCCGGCGGCGAGGACGCCGTCTCCGGGCGGCTGTGGGGCGGGAGCCTCGCCATCGTCGACTGGCACCTCGCCAGCGACCGCTACCTCCCGGCGCCCGAGCGACTCGACGGCGCGGTCCTCTGTATCGAGACGGCCGAAGACCTCCCGAAGCCGATGATGGTCGGCGCGACGCTGATGGCGATGGGGGAACGCGGGCTGCTGGAGCGGTTCTCGGGCGTGCTCGTCGGGCGGCCGCCGACCCGGAGCTACCTCGACGAGCCACCGGAACCCCAGCGCCGGCGGTACCGCGAGAACCTCTACGACGCCGTCGTGGAGTGGGTCGGGCGGTACAACCCCGACGCGCCCGTGGTCTGCGGACTCGACTGGGGGCACACCAACCCCGTCGCACCGCTCCCGGTGGGCCGCGAGGTCGAAATCGACCCGTCGAGCGAGCGCATCGTCGTGCGGTAG
- a CDS encoding AMP-binding protein: METLDEVDEVVHRPDDEFVESTNVWQFMQAYDIADYDELVERTTSDLDWFWGELPEYLGLEFYEDFDEVRDESGARRAPEGASGAAASRGGPQFTEWYPGAKLNVAHNTVDRHARVDSGTRNHVACIWEGEDGEVRQQTYHDLHQQANRVANALVERGIGEGDTVGLYMPMVPEVQSILYGIFKAGAIAVPIFSGFGVDATATRIADAECSVVFTGDGFYRRGDRILLKDTLDEAIEEAGHVEHTVVYDRLGVVDSTEETLTWTNRDEWWHEAVAEQDDDFETRVMDASDPCMLLYSSGTTGKPKGIVHTHGGALVQPAKEIHFGFDQKPGDRFFWVSDIGWMMGPWTLVGNHAFGGTIVMYEGAPDHPEPDRFWELIDRHGVTQFGISPTAIRALRKYGDEWLDGHDLSSLRLLGSTGEPWDPESWVWFYERVGGGDAPIINISGGTEVFGCFLMPMPIQPLKPCTLGGPGLGMDIDIVDEDGRSIKDEHERGYLVARSSNPAMTKSLWSGDERYLNEYWSRFEGVWNHGDWAQVDEDGFWFLHGRADDAINVAGRKVGPAEVEGALIDHDAVNQAAAVGVPDDTTGEAVVAYVILEDDVEPSDDLRAALREQVGAELGKPFRPREVLFVAEFPKTQSGKIVRRAIAGAYTGGDVGDRSSIENPDAIDALRDAE, from the coding sequence ATGGAGACCCTCGACGAAGTGGACGAAGTCGTCCACCGGCCCGACGACGAGTTCGTCGAGTCCACGAACGTCTGGCAGTTCATGCAGGCCTACGACATCGCGGACTACGACGAACTCGTCGAGCGAACCACCTCGGACCTCGACTGGTTCTGGGGGGAACTCCCGGAGTACCTCGGTTTGGAGTTCTACGAGGACTTCGACGAGGTCAGAGACGAAAGCGGGGCGCGACGCGCCCCGGAAGGAGCGAGCGGCGCAGCCGCGAGCCGTGGCGGGCCGCAGTTCACGGAGTGGTACCCGGGCGCGAAACTCAACGTCGCGCACAACACCGTCGACCGGCACGCCCGCGTCGACTCGGGCACGCGCAACCACGTCGCGTGCATCTGGGAGGGCGAGGACGGCGAGGTCCGCCAGCAGACCTACCACGACCTCCACCAGCAGGCCAATCGGGTCGCGAACGCGCTCGTCGAGCGCGGCATCGGCGAGGGCGACACGGTCGGCCTCTACATGCCGATGGTGCCGGAGGTCCAGAGCATCCTCTACGGCATCTTCAAGGCTGGCGCCATCGCCGTCCCCATCTTCTCCGGGTTCGGCGTCGACGCCACCGCCACCCGCATCGCGGACGCGGAGTGTTCGGTCGTGTTCACGGGCGACGGCTTCTACCGGCGCGGCGACCGCATCCTCCTGAAGGACACGCTCGACGAGGCCATTGAGGAAGCGGGGCACGTCGAGCACACCGTCGTCTACGACCGCCTCGGCGTCGTCGACAGCACCGAGGAGACGCTGACGTGGACGAACCGCGACGAGTGGTGGCACGAGGCCGTCGCCGAACAGGACGACGACTTCGAGACGCGCGTGATGGACGCCAGCGACCCCTGTATGCTCCTCTACTCGTCGGGGACGACGGGGAAGCCGAAGGGCATCGTCCACACGCACGGCGGCGCGCTCGTTCAGCCCGCAAAGGAGATTCACTTCGGGTTCGACCAGAAGCCCGGCGACCGCTTCTTCTGGGTCTCCGACATCGGCTGGATGATGGGGCCGTGGACGCTCGTCGGCAACCACGCGTTCGGCGGCACCATCGTGATGTACGAGGGCGCGCCCGACCACCCCGAGCCGGACCGCTTCTGGGAGCTGATAGACCGCCACGGCGTCACCCAGTTCGGCATCTCGCCGACCGCGATTCGCGCGCTCCGGAAGTACGGCGACGAGTGGCTGGACGGCCACGACCTCTCCAGCCTGCGCTTGCTCGGGTCGACGGGCGAGCCGTGGGACCCCGAGAGCTGGGTGTGGTTCTACGAGCGCGTCGGCGGCGGCGACGCGCCCATCATCAACATCAGCGGGGGGACGGAGGTGTTCGGCTGCTTCCTGATGCCGATGCCCATCCAGCCCCTCAAGCCGTGCACGCTGGGCGGCCCCGGCCTCGGCATGGATATCGACATCGTGGACGAGGACGGCCGCAGCATCAAGGACGAACACGAACGGGGCTACCTCGTCGCGCGCTCCTCGAACCCCGCGATGACCAAGAGCCTCTGGAGCGGCGACGAGCGCTACCTGAACGAGTACTGGTCGCGCTTCGAGGGCGTCTGGAACCACGGCGACTGGGCGCAGGTCGACGAGGACGGCTTCTGGTTCCTGCACGGCCGCGCGGACGACGCCATCAACGTCGCCGGGCGGAAGGTCGGCCCCGCCGAGGTGGAGGGTGCGCTCATCGACCACGACGCGGTGAATCAGGCCGCCGCGGTCGGCGTCCCCGACGACACCACGGGCGAGGCCGTCGTCGCGTACGTGATTCTGGAGGACGACGTCGAACCCAGCGACGACCTCCGCGCGGCGCTGCGCGAGCAGGTCGGCGCCGAACTCGGGAAGCCGTTCCGTCCGCGCGAGGTGCTGTTCGTCGCGGAGTTCCCGAAGACTCAGTCGGGGAAGATCGTGCGCCGCGCCATCGCGGGCGCGTACACCGGCGGGGACGTCGGCGACCGCTCCAGCATCGAGAACCCCGACGCCATCGACGCGCTCCGGGACGCCGAGTAG
- a CDS encoding phytoene/squalene synthase family protein, which yields MVGGHQSPQPAADERAWCHDAVQDVSRTFALTIDALEEPMATRICVGYLLCRVADTVEDATSIPPAEQAALLRTYDSVLDPADDTGVAAFREDAEPHLPDELNADWTVVAEASRVLTAFESLDEDAQAAIRPTVREMTTGMASFVERYADDGGLRIQSVEELEEYCWYVAGTVGELVTELLAADAGREDAATMREHARSFALLLQLVNVAKDVRPDYHEENNVYLPAAWLDEAGVDPESVADPSNAENVGSVVERVVDRARGYADGAQRWLEAMPTTSGNTLAAWTVPYLLAVGTMRELRDRPGDVVADGDVKVSRAEVHAVLTRVTGDFDRAALERLRERIASQSLA from the coding sequence ATGGTCGGAGGCCACCAGTCCCCACAGCCCGCGGCCGACGAGCGCGCGTGGTGCCACGACGCCGTGCAGGACGTCTCCCGCACGTTCGCGTTGACTATCGACGCGCTCGAAGAGCCGATGGCGACGCGCATCTGCGTCGGCTACCTGTTGTGTCGCGTGGCTGACACCGTCGAGGACGCCACGTCGATACCGCCCGCCGAACAGGCCGCGCTCCTGCGCACGTACGACAGCGTGCTCGACCCCGCCGACGACACCGGCGTCGCGGCGTTCCGCGAGGACGCGGAGCCACACCTGCCGGACGAACTGAACGCCGACTGGACGGTCGTCGCGGAGGCGTCGCGCGTGCTCACCGCGTTCGAGAGCCTCGACGAGGACGCGCAGGCCGCGATTCGGCCGACCGTCCGCGAGATGACGACGGGGATGGCGTCGTTCGTCGAGCGGTACGCCGACGACGGCGGCCTCCGCATCCAGTCCGTCGAGGAGCTAGAGGAGTACTGCTGGTACGTGGCGGGGACTGTGGGGGAACTCGTCACGGAGTTGCTCGCCGCCGACGCCGGCCGCGAGGACGCGGCGACGATGCGAGAGCACGCGCGGTCGTTCGCGTTGCTGCTCCAACTCGTGAACGTCGCGAAGGACGTCCGGCCGGACTACCACGAGGAGAACAACGTCTACCTGCCGGCGGCGTGGCTCGACGAGGCCGGCGTCGACCCCGAGTCGGTCGCGGACCCGTCGAACGCCGAGAACGTCGGCAGCGTCGTCGAGCGCGTCGTCGACCGCGCGCGAGGGTACGCGGACGGCGCGCAGCGGTGGCTGGAGGCGATGCCGACGACCAGCGGCAACACGCTGGCGGCGTGGACGGTGCCGTACCTGCTGGCGGTCGGGACGATGCGCGAACTCCGCGACCGACCCGGGGACGTCGTCGCGGACGGCGACGTGAAGGTCTCGCGGGCCGAAGTCCACGCGGTGTTGACTCGCGTCACGGGCGACTTCGACCGGGCGGCGCTGGAGCGCCTGCGCGAGCGCATCGCGAGCCAGTCGCTGGCCTGA
- a CDS encoding outer membrane lipoprotein carrier protein LolA, translating into MNSDGRTTDRGSVATVVVGAAVVAVVVAGALWMVTAPEAASRPIGMDASEQYAGIDGVTATETIVVERGNRTSRTVADVALRPGTDERRRTVVDGSVPYEVTVSNGSTMWLYDGDADHAKRVPLSETPDRGVARADRIERLFTALNVTEQSASTSASSPKLAPLPLVPSASSGPNDTDEASLGVQYDGTTTVGDREAYVLRIAPQSEGATYEQTLLVDTQRFFVLEQHTEWVEDGSSVSVTTTYTNVSFDPGLDDATFRFDPPANTTVERVNTPKTTTYEDAAALREATNVSVPTPELPASFRPTYTSETTGEVHGVGLRYVNETARITVSKYNRTFPADGDRTVSVGDHDAAVTYGATTSVSWNCETYRYTVRGQGASTSVLVEVARSVACE; encoded by the coding sequence ATGAACTCCGACGGCCGTACGACCGACCGCGGGAGCGTCGCCACGGTAGTGGTTGGTGCGGCCGTCGTCGCGGTGGTCGTCGCGGGCGCGCTGTGGATGGTCACCGCCCCCGAAGCCGCCAGCCGACCTATTGGCATGGACGCCAGCGAGCAGTACGCCGGCATCGACGGCGTCACTGCGACCGAGACCATCGTCGTCGAGCGCGGAAACCGGACGAGTCGAACCGTCGCCGACGTGGCGCTCCGGCCCGGGACGGACGAACGCCGCCGGACCGTCGTCGACGGGAGCGTGCCCTACGAGGTAACCGTCTCGAACGGCTCGACGATGTGGCTGTACGACGGCGACGCCGACCACGCCAAGCGCGTGCCGCTCTCGGAGACGCCGGACCGCGGCGTCGCGCGAGCCGACCGCATCGAGCGGTTGTTCACCGCGCTGAACGTCACCGAGCAGTCGGCGTCCACGAGCGCGTCCAGCCCGAAACTCGCGCCGCTACCACTCGTCCCGAGCGCGTCCAGCGGCCCGAACGACACAGACGAAGCGTCGCTGGGCGTCCAGTACGACGGCACGACGACGGTCGGCGACCGCGAGGCGTACGTGCTCCGCATCGCGCCGCAGTCCGAGGGCGCGACCTACGAGCAGACGCTGCTCGTGGACACCCAGCGGTTCTTCGTGCTCGAACAGCACACCGAGTGGGTCGAGGACGGTTCGTCGGTGTCGGTGACGACCACGTACACGAACGTCTCCTTCGACCCCGGTCTCGACGACGCGACGTTCCGGTTCGACCCGCCGGCGAACACGACCGTCGAGCGCGTGAACACGCCGAAGACGACAACCTACGAGGACGCGGCGGCGCTCCGCGAGGCGACGAACGTCTCCGTTCCCACCCCGGAACTCCCGGCGTCGTTCCGCCCGACGTACACCTCCGAGACGACCGGCGAAGTCCACGGCGTCGGCCTCCGGTACGTCAACGAGACGGCGCGCATCACGGTCTCGAAGTACAACCGGACGTTCCCCGCGGACGGCGACCGCACGGTCTCGGTCGGCGACCACGACGCCGCGGTGACGTACGGCGCGACCACGTCGGTGTCGTGGAACTGCGAGACGTACCGGTACACGGTGCGCGGGCAGGGCGCGTCCACGTCGGTGCTCGTCGAGGTCGCGCGCTCGGTCGCCTGCGAGTAG
- a CDS encoding GNAT family N-acetyltransferase: MPGPVVTEGERVTFRTVERDDAAFIQRSCTDPRIRYSLGSIHHRSRAQQKDGIENWIESESTATFLACVDDEDASRGHPDEDATTPIGSFNARHVDGDRVWLSYWLLPEYHGEGYGRDMAETGIDYVFENYGVHGITAGAYAFNDASRGLLEEVGFTQVARRRESRYIDGDYHDEVRYDLLRREWVEQ, translated from the coding sequence ATGCCGGGGCCAGTCGTCACCGAGGGCGAGCGCGTCACCTTCCGCACCGTCGAGCGCGACGACGCCGCGTTCATCCAGCGGTCCTGCACAGACCCCCGAATCCGGTACTCGCTGGGTTCGATTCACCACCGCTCGCGCGCCCAGCAGAAAGACGGTATCGAGAACTGGATCGAGAGCGAGAGCACTGCGACGTTCCTCGCGTGCGTCGACGACGAGGATGCGTCCCGCGGCCACCCCGACGAGGACGCGACCACGCCCATCGGGAGCTTCAACGCCCGCCACGTCGACGGCGACCGGGTGTGGCTGTCCTACTGGCTGCTCCCCGAGTACCACGGCGAGGGCTACGGCCGCGACATGGCCGAGACGGGCATCGACTACGTGTTCGAGAACTACGGCGTCCACGGCATCACCGCGGGCGCCTACGCGTTCAACGACGCCTCCCGCGGCCTGCTGGAGGAGGTAGGGTTCACGCAGGTGGCGCGCCGCCGCGAGTCCCGGTACATCGACGGCGACTACCACGACGAGGTGCGCTACGACCTGCTGCGCCGCGAGTGGGTCGAACAGTAA
- a CDS encoding AzlC family ABC transporter permease → MVAVGEADQPTDDGVQDVSFTAAGVRDGFVAGFPVALGVAGYGVVFGVVARRAGLSVAEAAVMSATVVAGAAQLVAVELWAEPIPVVAVVSTTLLVNLRYVLMGAALRPWIGQLGAPKAYGSVFFFADENWALSIGALRSGSDNGAFLLGSGLVLWLLWVASTVVGATAGDLVGDPATYGLDFVVTALFLTLAVGFWEGTKSLRPWVAAATAAFATHAAVPGEWYILVGALAGAAVEVVAYDG, encoded by the coding sequence GTGGTAGCGGTGGGTGAAGCCGACCAGCCGACCGACGACGGTGTGCAGGACGTGTCGTTCACCGCTGCGGGCGTCCGCGATGGGTTCGTCGCGGGGTTCCCGGTGGCGCTCGGCGTCGCGGGCTACGGCGTCGTGTTCGGCGTGGTCGCGCGCCGCGCCGGACTGAGCGTCGCCGAGGCCGCGGTGATGAGCGCGACGGTCGTCGCCGGCGCCGCCCAACTGGTTGCCGTGGAACTGTGGGCGGAGCCGATTCCCGTGGTCGCCGTCGTCTCCACAACACTGCTCGTGAACCTCCGGTACGTGCTGATGGGCGCGGCGCTGCGGCCGTGGATCGGGCAACTCGGAGCGCCGAAGGCGTACGGGAGCGTGTTCTTCTTCGCGGACGAGAACTGGGCGCTGTCCATCGGCGCGCTGCGCTCGGGCAGCGACAACGGCGCGTTCCTGCTGGGCAGCGGCCTCGTGCTCTGGCTGCTGTGGGTCGCCTCGACAGTCGTCGGTGCGACGGCGGGCGACCTCGTCGGCGACCCCGCGACGTACGGTCTCGACTTCGTCGTGACCGCGCTGTTCCTCACGCTCGCCGTCGGCTTCTGGGAGGGAACGAAGTCGCTGCGGCCGTGGGTCGCAGCGGCGACCGCCGCGTTCGCGACGCACGCCGCCGTTCCGGGCGAGTGGTACATCCTCGTCGGCGCGCTCGCCGGCGCCGCCGTGGAGGTGGTGGCCTACGATGGTTGA
- a CDS encoding GNAT family N-acetyltransferase — translation MPGPILEVGDDLVLRTVEREDAAFLQRLFTDPYARIGVHAGGHKSEAEVEEFVEEEVEDDDNAAYLACVDSEDASYDHPDDEETTPVAFVFAGHVDRDRPSLVLWVPEEHRDDGYGADAVDLVLKGLFRTYDAHTVGADVLEGDDYTRDVFEAVGFVDEGGGREVWFAEGEYQDAVEYGLLREEWEDR, via the coding sequence ATGCCGGGGCCGATTCTGGAAGTCGGCGACGACCTCGTGTTGCGCACCGTCGAGCGCGAGGACGCGGCGTTCCTCCAGCGACTGTTCACGGACCCGTACGCGCGAATCGGCGTCCACGCCGGCGGCCACAAGAGCGAGGCCGAAGTCGAGGAGTTCGTCGAGGAGGAAGTCGAGGACGACGACAACGCCGCGTACCTCGCGTGCGTGGACAGCGAGGACGCGTCGTACGACCACCCCGACGACGAGGAGACCACGCCGGTGGCGTTCGTGTTCGCGGGCCACGTCGACCGCGACCGCCCGTCGCTCGTGCTGTGGGTGCCCGAGGAGCACCGCGACGACGGCTACGGCGCCGACGCGGTCGACCTCGTGCTGAAGGGCTTGTTCCGCACGTACGACGCCCACACCGTCGGCGCGGACGTGCTCGAAGGCGACGACTACACGCGCGATGTCTTCGAGGCAGTCGGCTTCGTCGACGAGGGCGGCGGCCGCGAGGTGTGGTTCGCCGAGGGTGAGTATCAGGACGCCGTCGAGTACGGCTTGCTCCGCGAGGAGTGGGAGGACCGATAA
- a CDS encoding acyl-CoA dehydrogenase, with protein MDFSLSDEQRQIKEMVADFVDEEVVPRAADIDHDDEFPQDLVDEMSDLGLMGMPFPEEYDGAGLDYHSYAIALEEIARGSGGLGTVVAAHTSLAGNMLYQYGDDDQKSEYLAAMNRGDDVGAFALSEAGAGSDVPSMETTAEKDGDEYVVNGDKLWISNGSVADTVTLFAKTDPDAGHKGISSFVVRPDEDDGFHVEGTEDKLGDKGCPTAELRFDSMRIPEDRLLGEEGDGFRHALETLNGGRITIAARSIGLARAALDDSLDYSQAREQFDQPISDFQAIQHKLADMDTKIQSAKLLMHRAADKKMRGEDFIKDAAQAKLYASEISREVTNEGIQIHGGYGYTKDFDVERYYRDAKLNEIYEGTSEVLRNTIAQRLLE; from the coding sequence ATGGACTTCAGCCTCAGCGACGAACAGCGCCAAATCAAGGAGATGGTCGCGGACTTCGTCGACGAGGAGGTGGTGCCGCGCGCGGCGGACATCGACCACGACGACGAGTTCCCACAAGATCTCGTCGACGAGATGAGCGACCTCGGGCTGATGGGGATGCCGTTCCCCGAGGAGTACGACGGCGCGGGACTGGACTACCACTCTTACGCCATCGCGCTCGAAGAAATCGCGCGCGGGAGCGGCGGCCTCGGCACTGTCGTCGCGGCGCACACGAGCCTCGCGGGGAACATGCTCTACCAGTACGGCGACGACGACCAGAAGTCCGAGTACCTCGCGGCGATGAACCGCGGCGACGACGTCGGCGCGTTCGCGCTCTCGGAGGCGGGCGCCGGCTCGGACGTCCCGTCGATGGAGACGACCGCCGAGAAGGACGGCGACGAGTACGTCGTCAACGGCGACAAACTCTGGATTTCGAACGGGAGCGTCGCTGACACGGTGACGCTGTTCGCGAAGACCGACCCGGACGCCGGCCACAAGGGCATCTCGTCGTTCGTCGTGCGACCCGACGAGGACGACGGCTTCCACGTCGAGGGCACCGAGGACAAACTCGGCGACAAGGGCTGTCCGACCGCGGAACTGCGTTTCGACAGTATGCGAATCCCCGAGGACCGACTGCTCGGCGAGGAGGGCGACGGCTTCCGGCACGCCCTCGAAACGCTGAACGGCGGCCGTATCACTATCGCCGCGCGCTCCATCGGGCTGGCGCGAGCGGCCCTCGACGACAGCCTCGACTACTCGCAGGCCCGCGAGCAGTTCGACCAACCCATCAGTGACTTCCAAGCGATTCAGCACAAGCTCGCGGACATGGACACGAAGATTCAGTCCGCGAAGCTGCTGATGCACCGCGCCGCGGACAAGAAGATGCGCGGCGAGGACTTCATCAAGGACGCCGCGCAGGCGAAACTGTACGCCTCCGAAATCTCTCGGGAGGTCACCAACGAGGGCATCCAGATTCACGGCGGCTACGGCTACACGAAGGACTTCGACGTCGAACGCTACTACCGGGACGCGAAGCTCAACGAAATCTACGAGGGCACCAGCGAGGTGCTGCGGAACACCATCGCGCAGCGGCTGCTGGAGTAA
- a CDS encoding AzlD family protein has translation MVDLDPTVVAVILAMAAVTYATKAGGFWLLGRVDLSERAEAGIDVLPGAVVVAFVTPALADGGIPEWVAAAATVAVARKTGNLLVSLVVGVGVVLAVRIVV, from the coding sequence ATGGTTGACCTCGACCCGACCGTCGTCGCCGTGATTCTCGCGATGGCCGCCGTGACGTACGCGACGAAAGCCGGCGGCTTCTGGCTGCTCGGACGCGTCGACCTCTCCGAGCGCGCGGAAGCCGGCATCGACGTGCTGCCGGGCGCCGTCGTCGTCGCGTTCGTCACGCCCGCGCTCGCCGACGGCGGGATTCCGGAGTGGGTCGCCGCGGCCGCCACTGTCGCCGTCGCGCGCAAGACAGGGAACCTGCTGGTGTCACTGGTGGTCGGCGTCGGTGTCGTACTCGCGGTCAGAATCGTGGTCTGA